In the Pyrococcus kukulkanii genome, one interval contains:
- a CDS encoding tripartite tricarboxylate transporter permease, protein MLELFLQMIKGVAFGTLTGLTPGLHVNSLSRLSLPVPTLFVMGLVHTFLDSIPSALFGVPDSDDTVPSLLPSHRIVLQGRFGELVRLSVTASTIALILAVLTYPLYSFVAPLYKFKVGLAFIMFLSLFLIFSQRNKVGALFIFLLSGFLGYCAFNMPLRDPFYPLFTGLFALPLLIESYLNPPKEIKVEDSELSIGILRVLKFSALGTFFGALASLLPTLTAGQASLLGSKLTKDDLDYLTIIYSTNTAAYAFSLANLALTGKTRNGVMVAIGEVSTSELLYLYLLGISAALIIMAFAPRIAILMGKVAFRFYRKVIMAIILFLFVLGYLYNGLPGVFLMLSSMFLGFLAPRWQVFRVTYMGVLMLPVLVESII, encoded by the coding sequence ATGCTTGAACTCTTCCTGCAGATGATAAAGGGGGTCGCATTTGGAACACTTACTGGACTGACACCTGGGTTGCATGTGAATTCCCTAAGCAGGTTATCCCTTCCAGTTCCAACGCTATTCGTGATGGGTTTAGTCCATACATTCTTGGATTCAATTCCCTCGGCACTATTTGGTGTTCCCGATAGTGATGACACGGTTCCTTCTCTCCTCCCTTCTCACAGGATAGTACTCCAGGGAAGGTTTGGAGAGTTGGTTAGGCTGTCCGTTACTGCAAGCACAATCGCACTAATACTCGCGGTTTTGACATATCCCCTTTATTCCTTTGTCGCTCCTCTCTACAAGTTTAAGGTTGGATTGGCATTCATTATGTTCCTTTCGCTCTTCCTAATTTTCTCTCAGAGGAATAAGGTTGGTGCCCTTTTTATATTCCTCCTTTCAGGATTTCTCGGTTATTGTGCATTCAATATGCCCCTCAGAGATCCTTTTTATCCGCTCTTTACTGGGCTCTTCGCTCTTCCCCTCTTAATAGAGTCCTACCTAAATCCTCCAAAGGAAATAAAAGTAGAAGATTCAGAATTGAGTATTGGGATCCTAAGGGTGTTAAAGTTTAGTGCTCTTGGAACATTTTTTGGTGCTTTGGCTTCACTCTTACCAACGTTAACGGCTGGTCAGGCCTCACTCCTGGGATCGAAGCTAACAAAGGATGACCTTGACTACTTGACGATAATATACTCCACGAATACCGCTGCTTATGCCTTCTCGCTCGCAAACCTCGCTCTCACAGGTAAGACCAGGAATGGTGTTATGGTTGCGATTGGTGAAGTTTCTACTTCGGAGCTTCTTTATCTGTATCTTCTTGGAATCTCTGCAGCCCTAATAATCATGGCCTTTGCACCCAGGATTGCAATTCTTATGGGAAAGGTGGCATTCAGGTTTTATAGGAAGGTCATTATGGCGATAATACTGTTCTTGTTTGTCTTGGGTTACCTCTACAATGGGCTTCCTGGGGTATTTTTAATGCTCTCGTCAATGTTCCTGGGATTCCTCGCTCCAAGATGGCAGGTCTTTAGGGTAACTTATATGGGGGTTCTAATGCTCCCCGTGCTCGTGGAAAGTATTATTTAG
- a CDS encoding DNA-binding protein, translated as MRSVDIALISLSLVFLGLAYIASDVEPASIEEAGEGRLVEFTGVCAYSSDGFSILTDGRFSVPVFSDLKVGKVYRVIGIYRGSGIKPRKVEDGKIELEEYEGAYWVDYYPSLLTPKKIKLKFELSGVHEGELVRVKGVFFGSKLVPVEYHVIGNLTSPKDGYPFKFKGIVLYGGNPGIIFWKNRSVKVYLRDNQTLIPGRVVEVLGITRVAGRITVYASVVKDVGSANISEKPRVGEIVEDECRIVQKLEDGVKLECLNLPLSNVMGRVGDKVKFRALRRFSDYLCLNYTLFPRENLGNMICSPKVGKAGKVSGVVENVKEVRGRIIAQVKHGNCRILLKVKPDVKIGVGDKVEAFGVFSTYYKKPVLIVEEEEDICLNSSCR; from the coding sequence ATGAGATCAGTTGACATTGCATTAATATCATTAAGCTTAGTGTTCTTAGGTCTTGCCTATATAGCTTCAGACGTGGAGCCTGCCAGTATTGAAGAGGCGGGAGAAGGTAGGCTAGTTGAGTTCACTGGAGTTTGTGCCTATTCTTCCGATGGATTTAGCATATTAACTGATGGAAGGTTCTCTGTTCCAGTCTTTTCAGATCTCAAAGTTGGGAAAGTGTATAGAGTCATTGGGATATATCGGGGGAGTGGTATAAAGCCTAGAAAAGTGGAAGATGGTAAGATAGAACTTGAGGAATATGAAGGAGCATACTGGGTTGATTATTATCCGTCACTCCTAACCCCGAAGAAAATTAAGCTTAAGTTTGAGCTTTCTGGTGTACATGAGGGGGAGCTTGTTAGGGTTAAAGGAGTTTTCTTTGGAAGCAAGCTCGTTCCCGTTGAATATCACGTGATTGGGAATTTGACATCACCAAAAGATGGTTACCCTTTCAAGTTCAAGGGCATTGTTCTATACGGGGGCAATCCTGGGATAATATTCTGGAAAAATCGAAGTGTAAAAGTGTACCTGAGGGATAATCAGACTTTAATTCCTGGGAGGGTCGTCGAAGTCCTTGGGATAACAAGGGTTGCGGGTAGAATAACTGTTTACGCTTCGGTGGTTAAGGATGTTGGAAGTGCTAATATCTCAGAAAAACCCAGAGTGGGGGAAATTGTGGAAGATGAATGTAGAATAGTGCAGAAACTGGAGGATGGGGTTAAGTTAGAGTGCCTCAATTTACCACTCTCCAATGTTATGGGGAGAGTTGGGGATAAAGTAAAATTCAGAGCCCTGAGGAGATTCTCTGACTACTTATGCTTGAACTATACCCTCTTTCCCAGGGAAAACTTGGGTAACATGATATGCAGTCCTAAGGTTGGAAAAGCTGGAAAAGTTTCAGGAGTCGTCGAGAACGTAAAAGAAGTTAGAGGTAGAATCATCGCTCAGGTTAAGCATGGGAACTGTAGAATCCTTCTTAAAGTAAAACCAGACGTTAAAATTGGGGTTGGAGATAAAGTTGAAGCATTTGGCGTGTTCTCCACGTACTACAAGAAACCAGTCTTGATCGTTGAAGAGGAGGAAGATATATGCTTGAACTCTTCCTGCAGATGA
- a CDS encoding RAD55 family ATPase: MFENSDEKIEKVVERIPTGIIDDLISGGIPRGSVVLLIGDPKAGKSTFLTQFAFNQLKLGVPVIGVLIDISKYEFISNALDFGWEFMPFLDEKIILLDAYSQRLRKAPKFSFDETVITDLSDTTRLLDAIKDTTLKILSTTHVDKIVGFISSMTPIFFETSRKEIYKFLEELREFAHRNRQVWILEMNSGIEEPYVEMMVRAIVDGIIELRLMEEGKTLRRYLRIYGMRRTAHRLDWIEYNITPEGIKLLLR, from the coding sequence ATGTTTGAAAACAGTGATGAAAAAATAGAAAAGGTAGTTGAGAGAATCCCAACTGGAATAATAGATGACCTTATAAGTGGGGGTATACCTAGGGGAAGTGTCGTTCTTTTAATAGGTGATCCTAAGGCTGGTAAGAGCACTTTCCTGACACAATTCGCTTTCAATCAGCTTAAGTTAGGAGTACCTGTAATTGGAGTTTTAATCGATATATCAAAATATGAATTTATAAGCAACGCTCTTGATTTTGGTTGGGAATTTATGCCGTTTCTTGATGAAAAGATAATACTCCTTGATGCGTATAGCCAGAGGCTGAGAAAAGCTCCAAAATTCTCTTTTGATGAAACAGTAATAACTGATCTAAGTGATACTACAAGACTACTTGATGCGATTAAGGACACAACACTAAAGATACTTTCAACAACTCATGTAGATAAAATAGTAGGCTTCATATCTTCTATGACTCCCATATTCTTTGAAACTTCCAGAAAAGAAATTTATAAATTCCTAGAGGAGCTGAGGGAATTTGCCCACAGGAATAGGCAGGTCTGGATTCTTGAAATGAACTCCGGAATTGAGGAGCCGTATGTCGAAATGATGGTTAGGGCCATAGTTGATGGGATAATAGAGTTAAGATTAATGGAGGAAGGAAAGACTCTAAGGAGGTACCTCAGAATTTATGGCATGAGAAGGACGGCTCATAGACTTGATTGGATCGAGTATAATATAACCCCTGAAGGTATTAAATTGCTTCTAAGGTAA
- a CDS encoding ATPase domain-containing protein: protein MSYQPIRRVKSGIPGFDELIEGGFPEGTTVLLTGGTGTGKTTFAAQFIYKGAEEYGEPGVFVTLEERAKDLRREMAVFGWDFEKYEKEGMIAIVDGVSATAGLPSEEKFVLEDRFNIDNFLRYIYRVVKAINAKRLVIDSIPSIALRLEEERKIREVLLKLNTILLEMGVTTILTTEAPDPQHGKISRYGIEEFIARGVIVLDLQERNIELKRYILIRKMRETRHSMKKYPFEIGPNGVVVYPSGEIY from the coding sequence ATGAGTTATCAACCTATTCGGAGAGTTAAAAGTGGCATACCTGGCTTTGATGAACTCATCGAGGGGGGGTTTCCAGAAGGCACTACTGTCCTTCTGACTGGTGGCACTGGCACTGGTAAAACTACATTTGCGGCACAATTTATATATAAAGGGGCTGAAGAATACGGTGAACCAGGGGTTTTCGTAACATTAGAAGAGAGAGCCAAGGATCTTAGAAGAGAGATGGCAGTTTTTGGCTGGGATTTTGAGAAGTATGAGAAGGAGGGAATGATTGCCATAGTTGATGGTGTTAGTGCTACTGCAGGTTTACCCAGTGAAGAGAAATTTGTTCTTGAAGATAGGTTCAACATAGATAACTTTTTAAGGTATATTTATAGGGTTGTTAAGGCAATAAATGCCAAGAGGCTCGTAATTGACTCAATTCCTTCGATTGCTCTTAGATTAGAAGAAGAGAGGAAGATAAGAGAGGTTCTACTAAAATTAAACACTATTCTGCTGGAAATGGGAGTTACAACTATACTCACAACCGAAGCTCCAGATCCACAGCACGGTAAAATAAGCAGGTATGGAATAGAGGAGTTCATTGCTAGGGGTGTTATAGTTCTTGACCTTCAGGAGAGAAACATTGAGCTGAAGAGGTATATTCTTATTAGAAAAATGCGTGAAACTAGGCACTCAATGAAGAAGTATCCTTTCGAAATTGGTCCTAATGGAGTCGTTGTTTACCCAAGTGGGGAAATCTACTGA
- a CDS encoding SPASM domain-containing protein, with protein MEKAKALTYEIPIGEARITTVSKPPWVTTPHRGSLERMILMIGEGKGMFSESSFIPRSLGCIGNNKLILYRDPVPLKTFKRVIDEFRSIARGGEVYITNYDDIEDAIELAEYAASRGAETYVTVAVEDWDRIPKERKFKVIGEVLFSELDEVGDSNVDTLLILATYPQYKELLKKKLEFRGEVWVDILYPGSLKLMEFNPLELRKVINPTSVVYNNCMAGLIAITPEGFVVPCPLLRKFIVGDITRENLRTILRKQRLKKFWKLTKDAISPCKTCSLRYICHDCRALEYQASGDILGIEFCPL; from the coding sequence ATGGAGAAAGCGAAGGCCCTTACTTATGAAATTCCTATAGGAGAGGCAAGGATTACAACAGTTTCAAAGCCTCCATGGGTAACTACTCCTCATAGAGGATCGCTAGAGAGAATGATACTTATGATAGGTGAAGGAAAGGGAATGTTCTCAGAATCATCATTTATCCCGAGAAGTCTTGGATGCATTGGTAATAATAAGCTGATTCTCTATAGGGATCCGGTTCCATTAAAAACATTCAAAAGGGTCATCGATGAATTCAGAAGTATAGCAAGAGGGGGAGAGGTATATATAACCAATTATGATGACATTGAAGATGCCATAGAACTTGCAGAGTATGCAGCCTCTAGGGGAGCTGAGACTTACGTAACTGTTGCTGTGGAGGATTGGGATAGGATCCCCAAAGAGAGGAAATTTAAGGTTATAGGTGAGGTGTTGTTTAGCGAATTGGATGAGGTTGGGGATTCTAATGTAGATACTTTACTAATATTGGCAACGTACCCTCAATATAAGGAACTCTTAAAGAAGAAGTTAGAGTTTCGGGGAGAAGTGTGGGTTGATATATTGTATCCAGGATCACTTAAGCTTATGGAGTTTAACCCCTTAGAGCTTAGAAAGGTCATTAATCCTACCTCGGTAGTGTATAACAATTGTATGGCGGGGCTCATAGCAATAACCCCTGAGGGTTTCGTTGTCCCATGTCCCTTACTTAGGAAGTTCATTGTGGGAGATATAACTCGAGAAAACTTAAGAACCATCCTAAGGAAGCAAAGGCTGAAGAAGTTTTGGAAGTTAACTAAGGATGCAATATCTCCATGTAAGACGTGCTCGTTGAGATACATTTGTCATGATTGTAGGGCTTTGGAGTATCAGGCAAGTGGAGATATTCTAGGAATTGAATTTTGTCCTTTGTAA
- a CDS encoding molybdenum cofactor biosynthesis protein MoaE gives MGEKVGLFKKPKDFSLEEAVELISSPESGGVVIFLGKVRNENYGRKVVKLIYEAYDEMALKEMARIREEALSKFPIGDAIIWHRVGELEVGENTMLVATAGKHRKEAFDACMWIVDEVKKRVPIWKREVTEEGEFWIEGNKLIPVDKNTK, from the coding sequence ATGGGAGAGAAAGTTGGTCTATTCAAAAAGCCCAAAGATTTTAGCTTGGAGGAGGCCGTTGAGCTAATATCTTCGCCGGAAAGTGGTGGGGTAGTGATATTCCTCGGCAAGGTGAGGAATGAGAACTATGGGAGGAAAGTTGTGAAGCTAATTTACGAGGCCTACGATGAAATGGCCTTAAAGGAGATGGCCCGAATTAGAGAGGAGGCCCTCTCAAAGTTTCCAATAGGTGACGCCATAATATGGCATAGGGTTGGGGAGCTTGAGGTTGGGGAGAATACGATGCTGGTTGCAACTGCCGGTAAGCACAGGAAAGAGGCTTTTGATGCCTGTATGTGGATTGTTGATGAGGTCAAGAAGAGAGTGCCGATATGGAAAAGGGAGGTTACAGAAGAAGGCGAATTCTGGATTGAGGGCAATAAGCTTATTCCCGTGGATAAAAATACCAAGTAA
- a CDS encoding tetratricopeptide repeat protein — protein sequence MESEKIVKALKEGRLYEAKGLITKEIDMLSDEELKEVLEVAEEKAREYEDLELYKIVTYYYAEFLGIDKLVEFEEFARKKGFEGLMELADLYDLLGFPEKALETYREILKNERDPEKLGEAYFGIATVHEELQEYDKALEMIKKTIENLEKSTNREKLLRAKIYEGYLIFEAGEKVKAKEKLARLLPEVPRGELKAQIHLAFEEIFEDEENYEAAMQECLYALLEARGTNFFEIAFDSLVDLIWQLMLEDDFEEIYNSMPMFKAAIPEFEGFFEGVRRIALYKDGKIGREDVSEIITKVKDERLASILEFLGEAEL from the coding sequence ATGGAATCTGAAAAAATAGTGAAAGCATTGAAAGAAGGAAGATTATATGAAGCGAAGGGTTTGATAACTAAGGAAATAGACATGCTAAGCGACGAAGAACTAAAAGAAGTGCTAGAAGTAGCGGAAGAGAAAGCCAGGGAGTACGAGGATCTCGAACTGTACAAGATCGTTACGTACTACTATGCAGAGTTCCTCGGGATTGATAAGCTTGTAGAGTTCGAAGAATTTGCAAGGAAAAAGGGATTCGAAGGACTAATGGAACTTGCTGATCTTTACGACCTTTTAGGCTTTCCAGAAAAAGCCCTAGAGACTTACAGGGAAATTCTCAAGAACGAAAGAGATCCAGAAAAACTTGGAGAAGCATACTTTGGAATTGCAACAGTTCATGAAGAACTGCAAGAATACGACAAAGCCTTAGAGATGATCAAAAAAACCATAGAAAACCTTGAGAAATCTACCAATAGGGAAAAGTTGCTTAGGGCTAAAATCTATGAAGGATATCTGATCTTTGAGGCTGGAGAGAAAGTTAAGGCCAAAGAAAAGCTGGCAAGATTATTGCCAGAAGTTCCAAGAGGAGAACTTAAGGCTCAAATTCACTTAGCCTTTGAGGAGATATTTGAGGATGAAGAAAATTACGAAGCGGCAATGCAAGAGTGCCTATATGCCCTCCTCGAAGCTAGGGGAACAAATTTCTTTGAGATCGCCTTTGACAGTCTTGTAGATTTAATCTGGCAACTTATGCTAGAGGATGACTTCGAGGAGATATATAATTCAATGCCAATGTTTAAGGCCGCAATCCCCGAGTTTGAAGGATTCTTTGAAGGTGTTAGGAGAATAGCCCTGTACAAGGATGGAAAGATTGGAAGAGAAGATGTGAGTGAGATAATAACCAAGGTAAAGGATGAGAGACTTGCCTCCATTCTAGAATTCCTGGGGGAGGCCGAGCTATGA
- a CDS encoding NAD+ synthase — MRMLNYDAAIDRIVQFIKEKASPGVVIGISGGVDSATATYLAVKALGKDKVLGLIMPYYENQDVEDAKLIAESLGIEYRIINIRSIVDAFQNSLNLNLGKKALGNIMSRTRMIILYAHANSLGRIVLGTSNRSEFLTGYFTKWGDGASDYAPLINLYKTEVWEIAKRIGVPERIVKKKPSAGLWEGQTDEEELGISYKLLDEILWRLVDLKMSKEEIANELGIPVERVEHVEKLVKGSEHKRRLPQGPSFEDLISGP; from the coding sequence ATGAGGATGTTAAATTACGATGCCGCGATAGACAGGATAGTCCAGTTCATCAAAGAGAAGGCCAGCCCAGGGGTAGTTATAGGAATAAGTGGAGGAGTCGACAGTGCAACAGCTACATACCTCGCCGTGAAGGCCTTAGGGAAGGATAAGGTTCTCGGCCTAATAATGCCGTACTATGAAAACCAAGACGTTGAGGACGCAAAGCTAATTGCCGAGTCCCTAGGGATAGAATACAGAATTATTAACATTAGGAGTATTGTTGATGCCTTCCAGAACTCTCTAAATCTTAATCTTGGCAAAAAAGCCCTTGGTAACATAATGTCCAGAACAAGGATGATAATACTTTACGCACATGCGAACTCCCTGGGAAGGATAGTCCTTGGAACGAGCAACAGGAGTGAATTTCTAACGGGCTATTTCACGAAGTGGGGAGATGGAGCTAGTGATTATGCACCTCTCATAAACCTATACAAAACTGAGGTTTGGGAGATAGCCAAGAGAATTGGCGTTCCCGAAAGGATAGTCAAGAAAAAGCCTTCAGCTGGACTTTGGGAGGGACAAACAGATGAAGAGGAACTTGGGATAAGTTACAAACTTCTCGATGAAATTCTCTGGAGATTAGTTGACCTAAAAATGTCAAAAGAAGAAATCGCGAATGAACTCGGCATTCCTGTGGAAAGGGTAGAGCACGTGGAAAAACTTGTAAAGGGTAGCGAGCACAAGAGAAGGTTGCCCCAGGGACCAAGCTTCGAAGACCTCATATCAGGGCCTTAA
- a CDS encoding geranylgeranyl reductase family protein, with protein sequence MRYDVVVVGSGIAGPIVARNVARAGFSVLLVDKKPAIGTPKQCAEGININIFKEFEIPYDKRFINREIYGARIYSPSGYTAELRYKDVSGVILERKVFDKMLAYYAAKAGAEVLARTEVIDVLRDGDKIVGVKAKHEGEPLEIKADVIVAADGVESTVARRAGINTYAPPHEFDSAYEYEMLIEGYDPDLIHLWFGNEIAPRGYVWVFPKDEDRANVGIGINSDNEKTAKYYLDKWLKENNIPRNKILEVNVGLVPVGGFVKELVKGNVLVVGDAARQVNPVHGGGMYEAMKAATMAARWIVKALEEENMELLKNYTKEWWEREGPRMEKLLKLRRVMEKLTDEDIDVFVQLLGGADLERLASGNYLEVVKALMKHPKVLMSKRRLEILKALI encoded by the coding sequence ATGAGATACGACGTTGTCGTCGTTGGTTCGGGTATAGCTGGCCCTATCGTTGCCAGGAACGTGGCTAGAGCTGGTTTCTCCGTTCTTCTAGTCGATAAAAAGCCTGCAATTGGAACTCCAAAACAGTGCGCCGAGGGAATAAACATTAACATTTTCAAAGAGTTTGAAATTCCTTATGACAAGAGGTTCATTAATAGGGAGATTTATGGGGCAAGGATTTACTCTCCAAGCGGTTACACCGCGGAACTTAGGTATAAGGATGTTAGCGGTGTCATACTTGAAAGGAAAGTGTTCGACAAGATGCTCGCTTATTACGCTGCCAAGGCTGGGGCTGAAGTTCTAGCGAGAACCGAGGTAATTGACGTTCTGAGGGATGGTGATAAGATAGTTGGCGTGAAAGCCAAGCATGAGGGCGAACCTTTGGAGATTAAAGCTGATGTAATAGTTGCAGCTGACGGCGTTGAAAGTACTGTGGCGAGAAGGGCTGGAATAAACACATATGCCCCACCACATGAGTTTGATTCTGCTTATGAATATGAAATGTTGATAGAGGGCTACGATCCTGACTTAATTCACCTGTGGTTTGGCAATGAGATAGCTCCCCGAGGTTACGTTTGGGTCTTTCCCAAAGATGAGGATAGGGCCAACGTGGGTATTGGAATCAACTCTGATAATGAGAAAACGGCAAAGTACTACCTTGACAAGTGGCTCAAGGAAAATAACATACCCAGAAACAAGATTCTCGAGGTCAACGTTGGTTTAGTTCCAGTTGGAGGCTTCGTTAAGGAGTTAGTTAAGGGTAATGTTCTTGTGGTTGGAGATGCGGCGAGGCAGGTTAATCCAGTTCATGGTGGTGGGATGTACGAGGCCATGAAGGCCGCAACGATGGCTGCAAGATGGATTGTTAAGGCTCTGGAGGAGGAAAACATGGAGTTGCTCAAGAACTACACGAAGGAGTGGTGGGAAAGGGAGGGGCCAAGGATGGAGAAGTTGCTAAAGCTGAGGAGGGTAATGGAGAAGCTTACGGATGAGGACATAGATGTGTTCGTTCAATTACTGGGCGGGGCTGATTTAGAGAGGCTAGCTAGCGGGAACTACCTTGAGGTTGTTAAGGCCTTAATGAAGCATCCAAAAGTGTTAATGAGCAAGAGAAGGCTGGAAATCCTTAAGGCCCTGATATGA
- a CDS encoding DUF362 domain-containing protein yields MGRKILVKVNEDKCYLCGGCAGVCPTLAIEVSSSWHFLEDKCISCMICIKACPVGALSYKEVSE; encoded by the coding sequence ATGGGGAGGAAAATCCTGGTGAAGGTGAATGAAGACAAATGTTACCTTTGCGGTGGTTGTGCAGGTGTTTGCCCGACCCTTGCAATTGAAGTCTCCTCCTCTTGGCATTTTCTTGAAGACAAGTGTATTTCGTGCATGATATGCATTAAGGCATGTCCCGTAGGAGCCTTAAGCTATAAGGAGGTGTCAGAATGA
- the surR gene encoding sulfur metabolism transcriptional regulator SurR: MEPDVFYILGNKVRRDLLSHLTCTECYFSLLSSRVTVSSTAVAKHLKIMEREGILQSYEKEERFIGPTKKYYRISIAKSYVLTLTPDMFWYKGFNLDGAELKDFHVNLSSLKENPQGLSEMLSEFLKANRELGKILEAFRVVEAYRNKLIRMIKDEYLKTIGDMTQLAILHYLLLNGEATIEELSDRLNLKEREVREKIEEMSRFIPVKMINDGRVLLDEAKIIEGGNNGEENPGEGE; this comes from the coding sequence ATGGAACCTGACGTATTTTATATCCTGGGGAACAAGGTTAGGAGGGATTTGCTGTCTCACTTAACGTGTACCGAATGTTACTTCAGCCTTCTCAGCAGTAGAGTCACCGTTTCCTCCACCGCAGTGGCCAAGCACCTTAAAATTATGGAGAGGGAAGGCATTCTTCAGTCGTACGAGAAGGAGGAGAGGTTCATAGGGCCGACCAAGAAGTACTATCGGATTTCAATAGCAAAGTCATACGTTCTAACCCTAACCCCTGACATGTTCTGGTACAAGGGCTTTAACTTGGATGGGGCTGAGCTTAAGGACTTCCATGTGAACTTATCTTCCTTAAAGGAAAATCCCCAAGGATTAAGTGAAATGCTCTCCGAGTTCTTAAAGGCGAACAGGGAGCTAGGAAAAATTTTGGAGGCTTTCAGGGTCGTTGAAGCTTACAGGAATAAACTGATTAGGATGATAAAGGATGAATACTTAAAGACAATTGGGGATATGACTCAGCTGGCGATCTTGCATTACCTCCTCCTAAATGGTGAAGCCACGATAGAGGAGCTCAGCGATAGATTGAACCTTAAGGAAAGAGAGGTTAGGGAGAAAATCGAGGAGATGTCGCGGTTCATCCCAGTAAAAATGATAAATGATGGTAGGGTTCTTCTCGATGAGGCAAAGATAATCGAGGGTGGTAACAATGGGGAGGAAAATCCTGGTGAAGGTGAATGA
- the pdo gene encoding protein disulfide oxidoreductase, whose translation MGLISDADKKIIREEFFSKMTNPVKLIVFIGKEHCQYCDQLKQLVQELSELSDKLSYEIVDFDTPEGQELAKKYRIDRAPATTITQDGKDFGVRYFGLPAGHEFAAFLEDIVDVSNAQTDLMPESKEELAKIGKDVRILVFVTPTCPYCPLAVRMAHKFAIENTKAGKGKILGDMVEAIEYPEWADQYNVMAVPKIIIQVNGEDKVQFEGAYPEKMFLEKLLAALS comes from the coding sequence ATGGGACTAATTAGTGACGCTGACAAGAAGATAATTAGGGAGGAATTCTTCTCAAAGATGACCAATCCAGTTAAGCTCATCGTCTTCATAGGAAAGGAACACTGCCAGTACTGTGATCAGTTAAAGCAGCTCGTTCAGGAGCTTTCAGAGCTATCTGATAAGTTAAGCTACGAGATAGTGGACTTCGACACGCCTGAAGGTCAAGAGCTGGCCAAGAAATATAGGATCGACAGGGCACCAGCAACGACCATAACCCAGGATGGAAAGGACTTTGGTGTAAGGTACTTCGGCCTTCCAGCTGGACACGAATTTGCAGCGTTCCTAGAGGATATAGTCGACGTAAGCAATGCACAAACAGACCTAATGCCCGAGAGCAAGGAAGAGCTTGCAAAGATTGGCAAAGACGTTAGGATACTCGTCTTCGTAACCCCAACATGTCCCTACTGTCCACTGGCAGTTAGAATGGCTCACAAGTTCGCAATAGAAAACACGAAGGCAGGAAAAGGCAAGATACTTGGTGACATGGTTGAGGCCATTGAATATCCAGAGTGGGCTGACCAGTACAACGTGATGGCCGTTCCAAAGATAATCATCCAGGTAAACGGAGAAGACAAGGTTCAGTTCGAGGGAGCTTATCCAGAGAAGATGTTCCTAGAGAAGCTCCTCGCCGCCCTCAGCTGA
- a CDS encoding metal-dependent hydrolase, with the protein MDPIEHASIPTIAYLSFLNPGPLNLIMLILGSVFPDFDVFAKEHRSYLHSLLFLIPLALLSLLLPWLKMFAVGVAFHLALDAFSGVVPFLYPWKRKGYGLELIVRMKDFQISISARIVSGYPTPKIERTLKLNRSIPLGLLTLALIIKSFS; encoded by the coding sequence ATGGATCCAATTGAGCACGCTTCGATTCCAACTATAGCTTACCTCTCTTTCTTAAACCCTGGTCCCCTTAACTTGATAATGCTCATACTTGGCTCGGTGTTTCCCGATTTTGATGTTTTCGCTAAGGAGCACCGCTCTTACCTTCACTCGCTCCTCTTTCTAATTCCTCTAGCGCTTTTATCTCTCCTTCTCCCATGGCTAAAGATGTTTGCAGTTGGAGTTGCTTTCCATCTGGCTTTGGATGCCTTTTCCGGTGTGGTGCCCTTCCTGTATCCGTGGAAGAGGAAGGGGTATGGCCTTGAGCTCATCGTAAGGATGAAGGACTTCCAAATTTCAATAAGCGCAAGAATAGTTAGTGGTTATCCGACTCCAAAAATTGAGAGGACTTTAAAGCTAAACAGAAGCATCCCCTTGGGCCTGTTAACCTTGGCATTAATAATAAAAAGTTTCAGCTGA